Within Pseudomonas cichorii, the genomic segment CCTGGACAAGATCCAGGAGCGTCATCGTCTGGTGGTGGGCGTGTTGTTGTCCGGCGGGCCTTTTGGCTCCATCGATCCGGCGACCCAGAAGCCTAAAGGCGCGAACGTGGATCTGGCTGAAGACCTGGGACGCCGTCTGGGCGTCGAGGTGGAGCTGGTGTCGGTATTGACGGCCAATCGCGTGCAATTCCTGCAACAAGGCAAGGTCGATCTGTTGATCGCCAATATGGAGTGGACCCCGGAGCGCGGGCAGATTCTCGGTTCGGTACCGACACCTTTTTACAAGGTCGGTGGCACAGCCGTTGTGCTCAAGGACAGCAAGATCACCCGTTGGGAGGATCTCAAGGGCCAACCTGTCTGCACGTCTCAGGGCAGCAGCTACATCAAACCGTTGACCGGGTTCGGTGCCGAACTCAAGGCGTTCAAAAGCTCCGCCGAATCCTTGCTGG encodes:
- a CDS encoding transporter substrate-binding domain-containing protein; translation: MPTRSSVSRFFPAMLGLFAGLAVSGSALADATLDKIQERHRLVVGVLLSGGPFGSIDPATQKPKGANVDLAEDLGRRLGVEVELVSVLTANRVQFLQQGKVDLLIANMEWTPERGQILGSVPTPFYKVGGTAVVLKDSKITRWEDLKGQPVCTSQGSSYIKPLTGFGAELKAFKSSAESLLALRGNNCVAAVHDATLINPLLASNEEWKGYRAILPELNPAPSVIWTRLGETDTQARLDSIVKDWHRTGWLIEVEKRHNITPASPALVELHEQFKAKGA